From a region of the Odontesthes bonariensis isolate fOdoBon6 chromosome 2, fOdoBon6.hap1, whole genome shotgun sequence genome:
- the LOC142388065 gene encoding E3 SUMO-protein ligase ZBED1-like, with the protein MAAPALVPKQHVTSPIWEHFGFQPNEKGEPANLDEAVCKICFRKLQVKRGNTSNLRSHLASYHPAVEVRLPPPAGSTQSQAAAGASRQLGVAEAFARAVKYGAGSERHRGLTDAVARYLVEEMVPFNTVEKPSFRALLNKFDRQYELPGKTYFSQTAVPKMYSTARAAVQCELREVDFFSATTDMWSSVNMTPYMTVTVHFLASDWTLKTRCLETVFMPQNHTAENIAEALHSAFDAWSLDQNKLACITTDNGANIVAAVRKLQWTWLNCFGHNLHLAVTNAMASVKDRTGRAMGLCHSLVSAFSQSWPKRRDLAKAQAELQAPQHGLIMDCPTRWGSKQRMVERVLEQTTAIQRVLVNDRRHQHLIPSWQDIAVLQSVNAALKPAAEFTDLLSGEAYVTVSSIKPVLKLLTEDVLKPSDDDTTLTADIKRKMCSVLDNKYSPILHKLLEKACLLDPRYRGKHFDWEEAKCALIDEMLSMGDGGSGASPAVGISVEQTAMPPPAKKRTLGDLLKAQVTTSAAVPMRIRADSELTHYLQEEPLDSNADPLAWWREKQFRFPLLSKIARKYMCICATSAPSERVFSTAGSIVTHLRSSLKPEKVNMLVFLARNKDI; encoded by the coding sequence TGGCAAGTTACCATCCAGCGGTTGAGGTGAGACTGCCCCCGCCCGCTGGATCCACTCAGAGCCAGGCAGCAGCAGGTGCCAGCCGGCAGCTTGGAGTCGCTGAAGCCTTTGCGAGGGCTGTCAAGTATGGCGCGGGAAGCGAGCGACACAGGGGCCTGACGGATGCGGTGGCGAGGTACCTGGTGGAGGAGATGGTTCCTTTCAACACAGTCGAAAAGCCATCATTCAGGgcactgttaaataaatttgaCCGACAATACGAACTGCCGGGGAAGACCTATTTTTCTCAGACAGCTGTACCAAAGATGTACAGCACAGCCAGGGCAGCCGTTCAGTGTGAGCTGAgggaagttgattttttttctgccacCACTGATATGTGGTCAAGTGTCAACATGACTCCATACATGACCGTCACGGTTCATTTCTTGGCAAGTGACTGGACTTTAAAAACTAGATGTCTGGAAACGGTATTCATGCCCCAGAACCACACCGCAGAGAACATCGCAGAGGCTCTCCACAGCGCGTTTGACGCGTGGTCACTAGACCAGAATAAGTTGGCATGCATTACGACCGACAACGGAGCAAACATTGTGGCAGCAGTGAGGAAACTTCAGTGGACCTGGCTTAATTGTTTTGGCCACAATCTGCACCTTGCTGTAACCAACGCAATGGCCAGCGTCAAGGACAGAACGGGCCGAGCAATGGGCCTGTGCCATTCTTTGGTGAGTGCCTTTTCGCAGAGCTGGCCGAAGAGGAGGGATCTGGCGAAAGCGCAAGCGGAGCTCCAAGCCCCGCAGCACGGGCTGATCATGGACTGTCCAACAAGATGGGGCTCTAAGCAAAGGATGGTGGAGCGGGTGTTGGAGCAGACCACTGCCATACAGCGCGTTCTTGTGAACGATCGGCGCCATCAACATCTAATTCCCAGCTGGCAGGATATTGCAGTTTTGCAGTCGGTGAATGCTGCGTTGAAGCCTGCCGCCGAATTCACTGACCTGCTGTCTGGTGAGGCATATGTCACGGTTTCCTCCATCAAGCCCGTGCTAAAGCTCCTCACCGAAGACGTCCTTAAACCTTCTGATGACGACACCACGTTAACAGCTGACATCAAGAGGAAGATGTGTTCTGTCCTGGATAACAAGTACAGCCCTATTTTACACAAACTTCTGGAAAAGGCCTGTTTGCTGGACCCCAGATACCGGGGCAAACATTTCGATTGGGAGGAGGCAAAGTGTGCGCTCATCGATGAGATGCTGAGCATGGGAGATGGGGGGAGCGGCGCGTCACCTGCTGTAGGCATATCTGTGGAACAAACAGCGATGCCACCACCCGCCAAAAAGAGAACCCTTGGGGACCTACTAAAGGCACAAGTAACCACCTCTGCTGCTGTCCCCATGAGAATTCGAGCTGACAGCGAGCTCACGCACTATCTCCAGGAGGAGCCGCTGGACTCCAACGCAGATCCGCTCGCGTGGTGGAGAGAAAAGCAGTTCCGCTTCCCTCTCCTCTCCAAAATTGCACGCAAGTACATGTGCATATGCGCAACAAGTGCACCCTCGGAGAGGGTGTTCAGCACCGCTGGAAGCATCGTTACCCATTTAAGGTCGTCTCTCAAACCTGAAAAGGTTAACATGCTGGTTTTTCTTGCTCGCAACAAGGACATATAG